The following coding sequences lie in one Saccopteryx bilineata isolate mSacBil1 chromosome 5, mSacBil1_pri_phased_curated, whole genome shotgun sequence genomic window:
- the STBD1 gene encoding starch-binding domain-containing protein 1, with translation MGAVWSALLVGGGLAGALLIWLLQAKGKKGDAEQKDGAPGKAAAAEGDQGGAGGLSPAPSRRQLGTKSEHLQESDGGLVSEPRGPGNVQDTARRQQSPGEDGDCDNSRQRVPFGQFPDTESLATSATGSSRGYLEASRNESHESHVGEWGFQKGQETPAKAAPCFVKLPSNNLLTDSTKEEVSFAHLDRQDSADQEDWEMVSRHSSWGDIGLGDSLEAPTLSPKQEMDNGRNTLVETRGQEIDVKPKRVGAMTSESQQVNVRFQVHYITSTGVQFIAVTGDHDRLGRWKTYIPLQGSKDGFWSRSVSLPAYSVVEWKFVVVENGAVTRWEECSNRFLEIGHEDKFVHKSWGIQ, from the exons ATGGGCGCCGTCTGGTCCGCCCTGCTGGTCGGAGGGGGTCTGGCTGGAGCGCTTCTGATCTGGCTTTTGCAGGccaaggggaagaagggagacgCGGAGCAGAAGGACGGCGCTCCTGGGAAGGCTGCAGCTGCGGAAGGCGATCAGGGTGGCGCCGGTGGACTGAGCCCGGCACCTTCCAGGCGGCAGCTGGGCACCAAATCAG AGCATCTTCAAGAAAGCGATGGCGGTTTGGTTTCAGAGCCCAGAGGCCCTGGTAATGTACAGGATACAGCACGGAGACAACAGAGTCCTGGAGAAGATGGTGACTGTGACAATTCAAGACAGCGTGTTCCTTTTGGACAGTTTCCGGACACAGAATCTCTAGCTACATCTGCAACTGGTTCCTCTAGGGGTTACCTTGAAGCTTCAAGAAATGAAAGCCATGAATCTCATGTAGGAGAATGGGGATTCCAAAAGGGACAAGAGACACCTGCTAAAGCAGCTCCATGTTTTGTGAAGTTGCCTTCTAACAACCTGCTCACGGACAGCACTAAAGAAGAAGTGAGCTTTGCACACTTGGACAGGCAGGACTCAGCCGACCAGGAGGACTGGGAGATGGTGTCCAGGCACTCATCTTGGGGAGATATTGGTTTGGGTGACAGTCTTGAGGCTCCAACATTAAGCCCAAAACAGGAAATGGACAATGGCAGAAACACTCTTGTGGAAACCAGAGGTCAGGAAATAGATGTTAAACCAAAAAGGGTCGGCGCTATGACTTCAGAGTCTCAGCAAGTTAATGTCAGGTTCCAGGTCCATTATATCACAAGCACTGGTGTGCAGTTCATTGCAGTAACTGGAGACCATGACAGGCTCGGGAGATGGAAGACTTACATCCCACTCCAGGGTAGCAAGGATGGGTTTTGGTCTCGTTCTGTCTCCCTGCCAGCATATAGCGTGGTGGAGTGGAAGTTTGTGGTGGTAGAGAATGGAGCAGTAACCCGCTGGGAAGAATGCAGCAATAGGTTCCTAGAAATTGGCCATGAGGATAAATTTGTTCATAAGAGCTGGGGGATTCAATGA